One Gordonia zhaorongruii DNA segment encodes these proteins:
- a CDS encoding GNAT family N-acetyltransferase: MRSCHSHELSGDDREVLRDFLVTAFDGDFGDADFDHAIGGVHVLAGAADRLVGHASVVQRQLILGDEVLRTGYVEAVAVDAAMRRQGIGDALMTHVEGIVRRAYEFGALGASDDGRALYLRHGWEPWEGQLGALAPDGVRPTPDEEGHVFILRTPVRPDVDLSARLLCDWRRGEVW, translated from the coding sequence GTGCGGTCTTGTCATTCCCATGAACTGTCCGGTGACGACCGCGAAGTCCTTCGCGACTTCCTGGTCACCGCATTCGACGGTGATTTCGGGGACGCGGACTTCGACCACGCCATCGGCGGAGTCCACGTGCTCGCCGGGGCCGCAGACCGACTCGTCGGGCACGCAAGCGTGGTCCAGCGGCAGCTGATCCTCGGCGACGAGGTGCTGCGCACGGGCTACGTCGAGGCCGTGGCCGTAGACGCCGCAATGCGTCGGCAGGGGATCGGGGACGCCCTGATGACCCATGTCGAGGGGATCGTCCGCAGAGCGTACGAGTTCGGCGCTCTGGGAGCCTCTGACGACGGCCGCGCGCTGTATCTCCGGCACGGCTGGGAGCCCTGGGAGGGGCAGTTGGGTGCATTGGCTCCCGACGGAGTGCGACCGACCCCGGACGAGGAGGGGCACGTCTTCATTCTGCGTACCCCAGTCCGCCCCGATGTGGACCTGTCTGCGCGTCTGCTCTGCGACTGGCGTCGCGGTGAGGTCTGGTAA